The Solibacillus sp. FSL R7-0682 genome includes a window with the following:
- a CDS encoding phage holin family protein has protein sequence MKTDTLYTSLVGGSMAWVAYFVGGIDHLVKALAIFISIDFTLGIMVGFLFKNVESKKAFKGLLKKAAMILMVIAAVQLDIATESGNFMRNAMILFLIGMEGISMIENLGKLGIRVPKFLANAFSQLQMDNDDKKEDK, from the coding sequence ATGAAAACAGACACTTTATATACATCACTTGTAGGCGGCTCCATGGCATGGGTCGCTTATTTTGTTGGTGGCATTGACCATTTAGTAAAAGCATTAGCAATCTTCATATCTATAGATTTTACACTTGGAATCATGGTCGGATTTTTGTTTAAAAACGTTGAAAGCAAAAAAGCGTTTAAAGGGTTATTGAAAAAGGCAGCTATGATACTAATGGTCATTGCGGCAGTACAACTTGACATAGCAACAGAGAGTGGAAACTTCATGCGTAATGCTATGATATTGTTCCTTATCGGTATGGAAGGTATCAGTATGATTGAAAACTTAGGCAAGCTAGGTATTCGTGTTCCTAAGTTTTTAGCAAATGCATTTTCACAGTTACAGATGGATAACGATGATAAAAAGGAGGATAAATAA
- a CDS encoding N-acetylmuramoyl-L-alanine amidase, translated as MITVSPGHYGPKTGAYGFIDEVTEAINVAKRVTSILRAAGITTNYIEDNVSKKQSHNIRWLITEHNKTSRQIDVSIHFNSSAGTHSKGIGTETLIHNGKNIDTATAITDAISKVSGLKNRGVKIRPDLGLLKGTNKPCYLIEVCFVNDSVDVAIYRRDFEKICQAIAEQLAKAVGKTLKPSTTSSVEDKQRQRAIALIKKAVVTEVFTSPHQGVDKYTDEQLFDYVMTYAERLTK; from the coding sequence ATGATTACTGTTTCTCCTGGACATTACGGACCAAAAACCGGTGCATATGGCTTTATAGATGAGGTTACAGAGGCTATTAATGTAGCAAAGCGAGTAACATCCATTTTACGTGCTGCAGGTATTACAACGAATTACATCGAGGATAATGTCAGTAAAAAGCAATCTCATAATATTCGATGGTTAATTACAGAGCACAATAAAACATCGCGACAAATCGACGTATCTATTCACTTTAATTCATCGGCTGGCACACATTCAAAAGGAATTGGTACTGAAACATTAATTCATAATGGTAAAAATATCGATACGGCGACAGCAATTACTGATGCAATTAGCAAGGTGAGTGGACTTAAAAACCGTGGTGTTAAAATTCGTCCAGACTTAGGATTATTAAAAGGTACAAATAAACCGTGCTATTTAATCGAGGTATGCTTTGTTAATGATAGTGTTGATGTAGCTATTTATCGTAGGGACTTTGAAAAGATTTGCCAAGCAATTGCTGAACAATTAGCGAAGGCGGTTGGTAAAACGTTGAAGCCTTCCACAACCTCTTCTGTGGAGGACAAACAACGTCAACGTGCCATTGCATTAATTAAAAAGGCTGTAGTAACAGAAGTATTCACATCTCCACATCAGGGTGTTGATAAGTATACAGATGAACAGTTGTTCGATTATGTCATGACGTATGCTGAACGATTAACTAAATGA
- a CDS encoding glycosyl transferase, giving the protein MKNYIWYFLFGLILVLVSTPLSYSAVGIIYAERNLTGEYVPILNGFIHSLMLIGTLIFSVGLIKLIKISKA; this is encoded by the coding sequence ATGAAAAACTACATATGGTATTTTCTTTTTGGTTTAATTTTAGTTTTGGTAAGCACTCCTTTATCATATAGTGCTGTTGGAATTATTTATGCAGAGAGAAACTTAACAGGAGAGTATGTTCCAATTTTAAATGGCTTCATTCATTCGTTAATGCTAATAGGGACTTTGATATTTAGTGTAGGCTTAATAAAATTAATTAAAATATCAAAAGCTTAA
- a CDS encoding transcriptional regulator: protein MKKQLVKAMQRNQLVDIMYMAKDKSITKRRIKVIAMTGDSFQAYCFVRHAKRVVKIDNILAITPGIHRDRVVI, encoded by the coding sequence ATGAAAAAGCAATTAGTAAAAGCAATGCAACGGAATCAATTAGTGGATATTATGTATATGGCAAAGGATAAGTCGATTACTAAACGTCGCATCAAAGTCATTGCAATGACTGGAGATAGCTTTCAAGCTTATTGCTTTGTTCGTCATGCCAAACGTGTAGTTAAAATCGATAACATATTGGCGATTACCCCTGGCATCCACAGAGATCGAGTGGTGATTTAA